One genomic window of Leptotrichia shahii includes the following:
- a CDS encoding ABC transporter ATP-binding protein, with product MSEYILEMKNIRKEFLGGKIVANDDITLKVKKGEIHAIVGENGAGKSTLMKILNGLYSPTSGEIFYKGEKIDIDSPTTAANLGIGMVYQHFMLIDTLTVAENMVLGFEPKKGGVFFDLNTARKQVREVSEKYGLNIDPDAKVSDLSVGIHQRIEILKILFKGAELLVFDEPSAVLTPQEVKELYEIMRNLIKEGKTIIFISHKLQEVLDLSDNITVIRRGSDVGKLKTNEATKEKIANLMVGRVVLFEVKRPDVKLGNVVVKIDNLTVKSGGIEKVKDVSFEIREGEVLGIAGVQGNGQTELIEALAGLAKVDSGTYFIDNDELENKTPKLIKEKGLSHIPEDRHKRATIDDFTMEENMALGLQDQYSKGALLDYSEIEKKTNEYIEKYDIRPTDGKIKFGGLSGGNQQKVVVARELERENKFIIAAQPTRGVDIGAIEMIHNTILNEKTQKKAIMLVSAELSEIMALSDRIAVMYSGRIVGILDRKDATTEKLGILMAGGKIND from the coding sequence ATGAGCGAATATATTTTGGAAATGAAAAATATACGGAAGGAATTTTTAGGTGGGAAGATTGTTGCAAATGATGATATTACGCTGAAGGTTAAAAAGGGGGAAATTCATGCGATTGTTGGGGAAAATGGGGCTGGGAAGTCTACGCTTATGAAGATTTTGAACGGGCTGTATTCTCCGACTTCTGGTGAGATTTTTTACAAGGGAGAGAAAATTGACATTGACAGTCCTACAACTGCGGCAAATTTGGGAATTGGAATGGTTTATCAGCATTTTATGCTAATTGATACCTTGACAGTTGCCGAAAATATGGTTCTGGGATTTGAGCCTAAAAAAGGTGGAGTATTTTTTGACTTGAATACTGCTAGAAAGCAGGTTAGGGAAGTTTCTGAAAAATATGGCTTAAACATTGATCCAGATGCAAAGGTGTCGGATTTATCAGTTGGGATTCATCAGAGAATTGAGATTTTGAAAATATTATTTAAGGGTGCGGAACTTCTGGTATTTGATGAGCCGAGTGCGGTGCTGACTCCGCAGGAAGTGAAGGAACTTTATGAAATTATGAGAAATCTTATAAAAGAAGGAAAAACAATTATTTTTATTTCACATAAATTACAGGAAGTGCTTGATTTATCTGATAATATTACGGTTATTCGACGTGGAAGTGATGTTGGAAAATTGAAAACTAATGAAGCTACGAAGGAAAAGATTGCCAATCTTATGGTTGGGCGTGTTGTACTGTTTGAAGTGAAACGTCCAGATGTGAAATTGGGAAATGTGGTTGTAAAAATTGATAATTTGACAGTAAAAAGTGGAGGCATCGAGAAAGTTAAGGATGTTTCGTTTGAAATCCGTGAAGGTGAAGTGCTGGGAATAGCTGGAGTGCAGGGAAATGGACAGACTGAACTTATTGAGGCTTTGGCAGGACTTGCAAAAGTTGATAGCGGAACATATTTTATAGATAATGATGAGCTGGAAAACAAGACACCAAAACTTATTAAGGAAAAGGGGCTTTCACACATACCTGAAGACAGACACAAAAGGGCGACTATTGATGATTTTACAATGGAAGAAAATATGGCCTTGGGACTTCAGGATCAGTATTCTAAAGGAGCATTGCTGGATTATAGCGAAATTGAGAAAAAAACTAATGAATATATAGAAAAATACGATATTAGACCAACAGATGGGAAAATCAAGTTTGGCGGACTGTCTGGTGGTAATCAGCAGAAAGTAGTTGTAGCAAGAGAACTGGAACGTGAAAATAAATTTATTATTGCGGCACAACCTACAAGGGGAGTCGACATTGGTGCAATTGAGATGATTCACAATACAATTTTGAATGAAAAAACTCAGAAAAAGGCGATAATGCTTGTTTCGGCTGAGTTATCGGAAATAATGGCGTTAAGTGACAGAATTGCGGTAATGTATTCAGGAAGAATTGTAGGAATTTTGGATAGAAAAGATGCAACAACAGAAAAATTAGGAATATTAATGGCAGGAGGGAAAATAAATGATTAA
- a CDS encoding ABC transporter permease: MIKNKIKDFLPSIIAVLIALIIGGIIMITKGVNPFTAYIDVMRAAFYQPYPRSPLFSGLANTLFIATPLIFSALATMVAFKAGLFNIGMQGQMIAGGLAATFWAITFKNYVFGNVIVVIIVALIAGFLWAGIAGFLRAKFGVSEVISTIMLNYIMLELQNFLLNGPLKDPASQNTQSPRVFEGARLPLLFANVTRQNLNFGFIIAILLTIGIFFFFKYFKKGYEIKAVGQSDTVAENAGINPKYIMFLAMGIAGACAGLGGAERVLGGASEYSYTELIMGDYGFTGLAVALLGKNNPFGILVAAIFYAALEVGGQMLQQRYQIDKEIVFIIQALIIIFVASENLFKFMLNKKKAA; this comes from the coding sequence ATGATTAAAAATAAGATAAAGGATTTTCTACCATCTATAATTGCAGTATTAATTGCATTAATTATTGGTGGAATAATAATGATAACAAAGGGTGTAAATCCATTTACAGCCTACATTGATGTGATGCGGGCGGCTTTTTATCAGCCTTATCCAAGATCTCCGTTATTTAGTGGACTTGCAAATACATTATTTATCGCAACTCCGTTAATATTTTCTGCACTTGCAACAATGGTGGCCTTTAAAGCGGGATTATTTAATATAGGAATGCAAGGACAGATGATTGCTGGAGGATTAGCTGCGACTTTTTGGGCAATCACATTTAAAAATTATGTTTTCGGAAATGTGATTGTTGTAATAATAGTGGCTCTAATTGCTGGATTTTTGTGGGCTGGAATAGCAGGATTTTTACGTGCAAAATTTGGAGTAAGTGAAGTAATTAGTACAATTATGTTAAACTATATTATGCTAGAATTACAAAATTTCTTATTAAATGGGCCTTTAAAGGATCCAGCTTCACAAAATACACAATCTCCACGTGTTTTTGAAGGGGCAAGATTACCGTTACTTTTTGCAAATGTTACAAGACAAAACTTAAATTTTGGTTTTATAATCGCAATTCTTTTGACAATAGGGATATTTTTCTTTTTCAAATATTTCAAAAAAGGATATGAGATAAAAGCAGTTGGACAAAGTGATACAGTTGCTGAAAATGCAGGAATTAATCCAAAATATATCATGTTTTTAGCAATGGGAATCGCTGGAGCTTGTGCTGGACTTGGTGGAGCTGAACGTGTTTTAGGAGGAGCTTCAGAATATTCATACACTGAACTTATAATGGGAGATTATGGATTTACAGGACTTGCGGTAGCACTTCTTGGAAAAAATAATCCATTTGGAATATTAGTTGCGGCAATATTTTATGCGGCACTTGAAGTTGGGGGACAAATGTTGCAGCAAAGATATCAGATTGATAAGGAAATTGTATTTATTATACAAGCATTAATCATCATTTTTGTAGCATCAGAAAATTTATTTAAATTTATGCTTAATAAAAAGAAAGCAGCGTAA
- a CDS encoding ABC transporter permease, with protein sequence MIIKQIFDLIQQTIVIAPPILITAVGACISEKSGVINIGLEGIMLSSAFATAVVNIATGNPYLGIIFGVIVGILISLIHAVISINLKGNQIISGVAINLFAAATTSYLIKAIYKTAGNTPLAKSLANRPLMIIVIYGIAIVMYFFLYKTVLGLRIRSVGEHPLAADTVGISVYKTRYISVLISGALGGLGGAYLTAVLLPAFSNNMSAGRGYIAMAAMIFGKWNPLGAILASLLFAFGQAFADVSKTIGLPISQQFLTMIPYILTLLALIGFVGKSKAPKASGLPYEK encoded by the coding sequence ATGATTATAAAGCAAATATTCGATTTAATACAGCAAACAATAGTAATAGCACCTCCAATTCTTATAACAGCCGTAGGAGCGTGTATTTCTGAAAAAAGTGGAGTCATTAATATTGGACTAGAAGGAATTATGCTAAGTTCAGCATTTGCAACGGCAGTTGTCAATATTGCCACAGGAAATCCATATTTAGGGATAATTTTTGGAGTAATAGTAGGAATCTTAATTTCACTAATTCACGCAGTAATCAGTATTAACCTGAAAGGAAATCAAATTATAAGCGGAGTTGCAATTAATCTATTCGCAGCAGCAACAACATCATACCTAATAAAAGCGATTTACAAAACAGCTGGAAATACTCCATTAGCAAAATCATTGGCAAACCGTCCATTAATGATAATTGTAATCTACGGAATCGCAATCGTAATGTATTTCTTCTTATACAAAACAGTTTTAGGTTTAAGAATCCGTTCAGTTGGAGAACATCCGCTAGCAGCCGACACGGTAGGAATAAGCGTTTACAAAACAAGATATATAAGCGTACTTATATCAGGAGCATTGGGAGGATTAGGAGGAGCTTACCTTACAGCAGTCCTACTCCCAGCCTTTTCAAATAACATGTCAGCAGGACGTGGATATATCGCAATGGCTGCAATGATCTTTGGAAAATGGAATCCACTAGGAGCAATCTTAGCAAGTTTATTATTTGCTTTCGGACAAGCATTCGCGGACGTTTCAAAAACAATAGGACTCCCAATATCTCAGCAATTTTTGACAATGATACCGTATATTTTGACATTGTTGGCATTAATTGGATTTGTAGGAAAATCGAAAGCGCCGAAGGCTTCGGGATTGCCGTATGAAAAATAA
- a CDS encoding class I SAM-dependent methyltransferase, translating to MIKSYQEINAKTIDRWVEEGWEWGQPISHETYLNAKNGNWNVLLTPTNPVPHEWFGNLKDKKILGLASGGGQQMPIFTALGANCTVLDYSDKQLEAEKMVAEREKYEIEIIKADMTKKLPFADNSFDIIFHPVSNSYIEKVEPVFKECYRILKKGGILLCGLDIGTNYTVDEKEEKLINSLPFNPLVNEEQRKQLEEQDCGIQFSHTISEQIGGQLKAGFRLTDIYDDTNGFGRLHELNIASFVATRAIKE from the coding sequence ATGATAAAATCTTATCAGGAAATAAATGCAAAAACAATTGACCGCTGGGTTGAAGAAGGCTGGGAATGGGGACAGCCAATTAGTCATGAAACTTATTTAAATGCTAAAAATGGTAATTGGAATGTTCTCCTAACACCAACAAATCCTGTACCTCACGAATGGTTTGGAAACTTAAAAGATAAAAAAATATTAGGACTAGCTTCTGGTGGTGGACAGCAAATGCCTATATTTACAGCTTTGGGTGCAAATTGTACTGTACTGGATTATTCAGATAAACAGCTGGAAGCTGAAAAAATGGTTGCAGAACGTGAAAAATATGAAATAGAGATTATCAAAGCCGATATGACAAAAAAATTACCATTTGCAGACAATAGTTTTGACATAATTTTTCATCCAGTAAGCAACTCCTATATCGAAAAAGTTGAACCAGTTTTTAAAGAATGTTACCGAATCTTGAAAAAAGGTGGAATTTTATTGTGTGGTCTTGATATTGGAACAAATTATACTGTAGATGAAAAGGAAGAAAAACTCATTAATAGTCTTCCATTCAATCCATTAGTCAACGAAGAGCAAAGAAAACAGTTGGAAGAACAGGACTGTGGAATTCAATTTTCCCACACAATATCAGAACAGATAGGTGGACAGTTGAAAGCTGGATTTAGATTAACAGATATTTATGATGATACAAATGGATTTGGAAGGTTGCATGAACTTAATATTGCAAGTTTTGTGGCAACAAGAGCAATAAAAGAATAA
- a CDS encoding DUF2716 domain-containing protein, giving the protein MVILDNKEYDKVWDIVYDRFNFNPSVDKKEIAFEFKEPYIVYDISYHYRNLEKIEGFVDWGFKKEIRDKITEIFLKCTKENAELYALDWQHSCFRYNPRIKDEPKIIEVKDERYWGGGYTAYFPTYCPNGDYYFFIDVNFHFGYLGHPWQQKVWIYGKKLIEEFKKADLEGFKLIEEKN; this is encoded by the coding sequence ATGGTAATATTAGATAATAAAGAATATGATAAAGTCTGGGATATAGTTTATGATAGATTTAATTTTAATCCTAGTGTTGATAAAAAAGAAATAGCGTTTGAATTTAAAGAACCATATATAGTTTATGATATTAGTTATCATTATAGAAATCTAGAGAAAATTGAAGGGTTTGTAGATTGGGGATTTAAAAAAGAAATTCGCGATAAAATAACAGAAATTTTTTTAAAATGTACTAAGGAAAATGCGGAATTGTATGCATTGGATTGGCAACATTCTTGTTTTAGATATAATCCTCGTATTAAAGATGAGCCTAAAATTATAGAAGTTAAAGATGAACGCTACTGGGGTGGCGGGTATACTGCATATTTTCCAACATATTGTCCAAATGGAGATTATTATTTTTTTATAGATGTTAATTTTCACTTTGGATATTTAGGACATCCTTGGCAACAAAAAGTTTGGATATATGGAAAAAAATTGATTGAAGAATTTAAAAAAGCTGATTTAGAGGGATTTAAGTTAATTGAGGAGAAAAATTAG
- the uvrA gene encoding excinuclease ABC subunit UvrA: MKDNKIKITGAREHNLQNIDIEIPKNELVVITGVSGSGKSSLAFDTIYSEGQRRYVESLSAYARMFIGQMQKPELDSIEGLSPAISIEQKSVSKNPRSTVGTTTEIYDYMRLLWAHIGEAHCPICHRKVEKQSIQEIVDNLMSSRKEKDKMIILSPVVIDKKGTHKNLFLNLQKKGFQRVRVNGDILDLSDEIVLDKNKRHHIEVVVDRVVFKADNKEFLSRLTEAIETASELSDGKIIVNINGEDNKFSENFSCPDHPDVVFPDVVPRLFSFNAPYGACEVCNGLGSRLEVDENKLIVDENLSINEGGIIFPGATTKKGWNWDLFIAMAKAHKIDLDKKVSKLTRKEKDIIFYGSNKKFKFSWSGDSFSYNGNRDFEGIVNGIERRYRETASESAKEEMEAKYMTERTCKTCKGKRLKDVVLAINVNDKSIIDLTEVSVVDALKFYENITLTEKQMQIASEILKEIKERLKFMINVGLDYLSLARMTKTLSGGESQRIRLATQIGSRLTGVIYVLDEPSIGLHQRDNDKLLATLKDLRDIGNSLIVVEHDEDTMREADYLIDIGPGAGINGGKVVAQGTPKQVMRNKKSLTAQYLNGKIKIEVPEERRKATKEIVLKNAKGNNLKNVTAHIPLEVLTVVTGVSGSGKSTLINQTLFPELHNRLNKGKLYPLENGGIDGLENLEKVIDIDQSPIGRTPRSNTATYTKLFDDIRDLFAQTNDAKVRGYSKGRFSFNVKGGRCEACSGAGINKIEMNFLPDVYVECEVCKGKRYNRETLEVHYKGKNISDVLDMTVEEAYEFFKNIPSLERKLQTLMDVGMNYIQLGQPATTLSGGEAQRIKLATELSKMSRGKTIYILDEPTTGLHFEDIRKLLEVLNRLVDKGNTVLVIEHNLDVIKVADHIIDIGPEGGYKGGQIIAEGTPEEIAENEGSWTGKFLRKYLK; this comes from the coding sequence ATGAAAGACAACAAAATAAAGATTACTGGAGCTAGAGAGCATAATTTACAAAATATTGATATTGAGATTCCAAAGAATGAACTGGTTGTAATTACTGGGGTTTCTGGGAGTGGGAAGTCTTCACTTGCGTTTGATACGATTTATTCAGAAGGGCAGAGAAGGTATGTTGAGAGCTTGTCGGCTTATGCGAGAATGTTTATTGGGCAGATGCAGAAGCCTGAATTGGATAGTATTGAAGGGCTTTCTCCTGCGATTTCGATTGAGCAGAAAAGTGTGTCAAAAAATCCTCGTTCGACTGTTGGTACAACTACTGAAATTTATGACTATATGCGGCTTTTGTGGGCACATATTGGAGAGGCGCATTGTCCAATTTGTCATAGAAAAGTGGAAAAACAGTCAATTCAGGAAATTGTTGATAATTTGATGAGTTCTCGGAAAGAAAAGGATAAAATGATAATTTTGTCGCCAGTTGTGATTGATAAAAAGGGAACTCATAAAAATTTGTTTTTGAATTTGCAGAAAAAAGGGTTTCAAAGGGTTCGAGTGAACGGCGATATTCTTGATTTGAGTGATGAAATTGTTTTGGATAAGAATAAAAGGCATCATATTGAAGTTGTTGTTGACAGGGTTGTGTTTAAGGCGGATAATAAGGAGTTTTTGAGTCGATTGACAGAGGCGATTGAAACTGCGAGTGAGCTTTCTGATGGAAAAATAATTGTGAATATTAATGGAGAAGATAACAAATTTAGTGAGAATTTTTCTTGTCCAGACCATCCAGATGTTGTATTTCCAGATGTTGTGCCAAGACTTTTTTCATTTAACGCACCGTATGGAGCTTGTGAAGTTTGTAATGGGCTTGGTTCAAGATTGGAAGTGGATGAAAATAAATTAATTGTAGATGAAAATTTATCAATTAATGAAGGTGGGATAATTTTTCCAGGAGCGACGACTAAAAAGGGATGGAACTGGGATTTATTTATAGCGATGGCAAAGGCGCATAAAATTGATTTGGATAAAAAGGTGTCTAAATTGACTCGAAAAGAGAAGGATATAATTTTTTATGGAAGTAATAAGAAATTTAAGTTTTCTTGGAGCGGAGATAGTTTTAGTTATAATGGAAATAGGGATTTTGAGGGAATTGTGAATGGCATTGAGCGTCGATATAGAGAAACTGCTTCGGAGTCGGCAAAGGAAGAGATGGAAGCCAAATATATGACGGAGAGAACTTGTAAAACTTGTAAGGGAAAAAGACTGAAAGATGTTGTTTTGGCGATAAATGTAAATGACAAGAGCATTATTGACTTGACAGAAGTAAGTGTTGTTGATGCACTGAAATTTTATGAAAATATTACGCTTACAGAAAAGCAGATGCAAATTGCGTCTGAAATACTAAAGGAAATAAAAGAACGGTTAAAATTTATGATAAATGTTGGGCTTGATTACTTGAGTCTTGCTAGAATGACAAAAACGCTGTCTGGTGGAGAATCGCAAAGAATTAGGCTTGCAACTCAGATTGGAAGCAGGCTTACTGGCGTGATTTATGTGCTTGATGAGCCGAGTATAGGACTTCATCAAAGGGATAATGACAAGTTACTTGCAACTTTGAAGGATTTGCGTGATATCGGGAATAGCTTGATAGTTGTAGAGCATGATGAGGATACGATGAGAGAAGCTGATTATTTGATTGATATAGGACCAGGTGCTGGAATTAATGGAGGAAAAGTTGTAGCACAAGGAACGCCAAAACAAGTTATGAGAAATAAAAAATCATTGACAGCACAATATTTGAACGGAAAAATTAAAATTGAAGTGCCTGAAGAAAGAAGAAAAGCGACTAAAGAAATTGTTTTGAAAAATGCAAAAGGAAATAATTTGAAAAATGTGACAGCACATATTCCACTTGAAGTTTTGACAGTCGTAACGGGGGTTTCAGGAAGTGGTAAGTCGACATTGATTAATCAGACATTGTTCCCAGAGCTTCACAACAGGCTGAATAAAGGAAAACTGTATCCACTTGAAAATGGTGGAATTGATGGACTTGAAAACTTGGAAAAAGTGATTGATATTGACCAGTCGCCGATTGGTAGAACTCCTCGTTCAAATACTGCAACTTATACAAAATTGTTTGACGATATAAGAGATTTATTTGCTCAGACAAATGATGCAAAAGTGAGAGGATACAGCAAGGGGAGATTTTCGTTTAATGTGAAAGGTGGAAGATGTGAAGCGTGTAGTGGTGCTGGAATTAATAAAATTGAAATGAATTTCCTGCCAGATGTCTATGTGGAATGTGAAGTTTGTAAAGGAAAACGTTATAACAGGGAAACACTGGAAGTGCATTACAAGGGGAAAAATATTTCAGATGTTCTAGATATGACTGTTGAGGAAGCGTACGAATTTTTCAAGAATATTCCATCACTTGAGAGAAAATTACAAACATTGATGGATGTAGGAATGAATTACATTCAATTAGGACAACCTGCGACAACTCTTTCAGGAGGGGAAGCTCAACGGATAAAACTTGCAACTGAATTATCAAAAATGTCAAGAGGAAAAACCATTTACATTTTGGACGAACCTACGACAGGACTTCACTTTGAAGATATCAGAAAATTATTAGAAGTGTTAAACAGATTGGTTGATAAAGGGAATACAGTCTTAGTAATTGAGCATAATTTAGATGTAATTAAAGTTGCGGATCATATTATTGATATAGGGCCTGAAGGTGGTTACAAAGGTGGGCAGATAATTGCAGAAGGAACACCTGAGGAAATTGCGGAAAATGAGGGATCTTGGACTGGAAAATTTTTGAGAAAGTATTTAAAGTAA
- a CDS encoding DUF1439 domain-containing protein translates to MKNKNLFLKIVLFMLVIVFGIVSCDFLANKTLRVPKSMITKELDKKFPIEKNFLLGKVGLKSPVINFAGDRLYFSSNYDVSLLAGKAKGSIFLNSQVKFDPKTNKLYLVDLDITKITDEKGNKIDDSVMAKSLKALVSNYLETNEVYTYDDDKKVKVKNMFIKDGKLFVQT, encoded by the coding sequence ATGAAAAATAAAAATTTATTTTTAAAAATAGTATTATTTATGCTTGTAATTGTATTTGGAATAGTGTCTTGCGATTTTTTGGCAAATAAGACATTAAGAGTCCCAAAATCAATGATTACAAAGGAATTGGATAAAAAATTTCCAATTGAAAAGAATTTTTTGTTAGGAAAAGTTGGACTTAAAAGTCCTGTGATAAATTTTGCGGGAGATAGGCTTTATTTTTCATCTAATTATGATGTTTCACTTCTGGCTGGGAAAGCAAAAGGGTCAATCTTTTTAAACAGTCAAGTGAAATTTGATCCAAAAACAAATAAGCTGTATTTAGTAGATTTGGACATCACTAAAATTACTGATGAAAAAGGTAATAAAATAGATGATTCAGTTATGGCAAAATCCCTGAAAGCACTCGTTTCAAATTATTTGGAAACTAATGAAGTTTATACTTATGATGACGATAAAAAAGTTAAAGTAAAAAATATGTTTATAAAAGATGGAAAATTATTTGTTCAAACTTAA